A stretch of DNA from Mycobacterium senriense:
GTCGTTGAAGCGGCCGGCGTTGGTCGCGGCATTGCCGTACACGGTTTGGAGCGCGCCGTCGAAACGCCTGCGGAACTCGAACCCGTTGGAATCGGTGGAGCCGGGAGCCAGCATCGGCACGATGCGCAGCCCGAGCATCCACGCGACCGGGGCCAGCAGGTATGCGAGCCCGCCGAGGCTGACCTGCGGCTGGCCGTTGAAGGCGCCGGCGTCGATCTCGTTGAGTCCCGGCAACGCCTGCACGTTCATGCCCAACGCGGAGGCCAACGGAGCCGCGGTCTGCTGCGTCCTGATCAGTTGCGACGCGAAGATCGCGGCGACTGGACCCTTCGCCGCGAGAACGCCGGCGACGGTCTGCGCCTGTTGCTGGCCTAGCGCGGTGAGCGATGCTCCGGGCGGCGCGGTGTCGATCAGGGACGCCGCATTGGCTGTCGACTGGCCGTGGCGCACCAGGTCGATCACGATCGATTCGTCCGCCGAGGCTGTTGCAGATCCACTGCACAGCAGGACAATCGAAAGCCACACGGCGCCGACGCGGCCGAGTTGCTTCGTCAGCAACGGAAGCGCGTGGGGCCGGCACCCGACACGAGCAATGCGGTTCGCGCGGTTGACAAGACGACGGTAGATCGGCGAATGGTAGTTCTCCGTTCCCTCAACCACTCGTGGCGGGATTCCGCGCAACGTCAGCCCTGTGGCAGGAGTAAAGTATCCGGTTGTTTACCGGCAGCGTGACAACAACTTTCGAGTCGACACCATGTTGTGACTGTGTCGTTATGGCGAGATCTTCCGGCGTCGCAGCTCGTAGCTGACCAGAGATGTTGGAAGACAAAGACATTGGCTGCTTCTCGATTGGATAGACTGTGACGCAAGGAGATCGAGCCGCCGCCATTCTTCTGTTCGGCCAACGGCGCATCTACCGACCGTTGCGGGGCATGCCAACCCACCGCGTCGTCGGTGAAACCGATATCGATGCCGCGATCGGCCCCTACCGGCGGCTGGTGGTGCTGGGCGGCGACGCCGAGCTGGCCACGGTGCTCACCCGGCTGCTGCGCGCCGAGCGGCTCGACGTCGAGGTGGCCTACGTGCCGCGCCGCCGCACCCGGGCCACCCGGATCTACCGCCAGCGGTCCGGATTTCGCGCGGCGCGGCGGGCCCGACGCGGTGCGGCGCGCCGGGTGACGCTGGTCCGCGACGAGACCGGGTCGGTGGTCGTGGGGCGGGCCGGCTGGGTGCCCGCGGATGGCGCGCCGTCGATCCACGGTGAGGCGGTGGTCGACGACACCACGTTGTTCGACGGCGACGTCGAACGCGTGTGGATCGAGCCGCTGCCTGCCGCGCCGGGCCTGCGGGCGGCGGTCGCGGGCCGCCGGTGGCCCCGCTGGGTCACCGGGCGCGCCGCCCAGCTGGGCAGCACGGGGGTCAGCGTAGTGCGTGACGGCGTGACCGCGCCGCGCACCGCGCGCCGCTCGGCGTTCTACCGCAACGTCGAAGGCTGGCTGCTGGTCGGCTAGTTTCGATCGGTGAGCTTCCCCTCCTCCCGGCGCGAATCGGTACGGCCCAGCCCGATCTTCCTGGGCCTGATCGCGCTGACGGGCGTCGGCGCCGCGCTGGCCTGGTCGGCCGGGATCAGCACGCGGCCGCTGGCCTATGCCGGGGTGTTCGTCTTCGTGATCGCCGGCTGGCTGGTGTCGCTGTGCCTGCACGAATTCGGCCATGCGGTGACCGCCTGGCGGTTCGGCGATCACGATGACGCGGTGCGCGGGTACCTGACGCTGGACCCGCGCCGCTACGCCCATCCCGCGCTCTCGCTGGTGCTGCCGATGGTCGTCATCCTGCTGGGCGGAATCGGCCTGCCGGGCGCGGCGGTCTACGTGCGCACCTGGTTCATGACGCCCGCCCGGCGCACCATGGTCAGCCTGGCGGGCCCGGCAGCCAACCTGGTGCTGGCGGTGCTGTTGCTGGCGGTGACGCGGTTGTTCTTCGACCCGGCGCACGTGGTGCTGTGGTCGGGGGTGGCGTTCCTCGCGTTCCTTCAGCTCACCGCCGTGTTGCTGAATCTGCTGCCCATCCCGGGCCTGGACGGATACGACGCCCTGGAACCGCACCTGAGGCCCGAGACCCAGCGTGCGCTGGCGCCGGCCAAGCAGTGGGGCTTCGTGATCCTGCTGTTCTTGCTCCTGGCACCCGTGCTCAACCAATGGTTCTTCGGGGTCGTGTTGTCTTTGTTCGACGTGTCCGGCGTGCCGGACGTCCTGGTGGGTTGGGGCAACGCGCTGACCCGCTTCTGGAGCCGCTGGTTCTGACCCTTGCCATATATGCGCTATTGCGCATATATTTCGCGCCATGGGCGCAGGCCACAACCACACCCCCGTCGAGACGGACGACGCTCGGCTGATCCCGCGCATGATCATGGCCGCGGCGATTCTGGCGGCGTTCTTTGTGGTGGAGCTGGTCACCTCGCTGCTGATCAACTCGATCGCCCTGCTTGCCGACGCCGGCCACATGCTGACCGACGTGGTCGCGGTCTTCATGGGGCTGGCCGCCGTCACGCTGGCCCGCCGTGGGAGCGCGTCGCCCGCCCGCACCTACGGCTGGCACCGCGCCGAGGTGTTCACCGCCGTCGCCAACGCCGGGCTGCTGATCGGCGTGGCGGCGTTCATCCTTTACGAGGCCGTCCAGCGCCTCAGCGAAGCTCCCGCCGTCCCCGGCGTGCCGATGATCGTGGTCGCGCTGGCCGGGCTGGCCGCCAACTTGGTCGTCGCGCTGCTGTTGCGTTCCCATTCGTCGGGCAGCCTGGCGGTCAAGGGCGCCTACATGGAGGTCGTCGCCGACACCGTGGGCAGCCTGGGCGTGCTGGTCGCCGGCGTGGTCACCGTGACGACGCACTGGCCCTACGCCGATGTGGTGGTGGCGGTGCTGGTCGCGCTCTGGGTGTTGCCCCGGGCCGTCGCACTGGCCCGCGACGCGCTGCGGATCCTGTCCGAATCGTCGCCGACCCATATCGACGTCGAGGAACTGCGCACCGCGCTCGGCGCCGTCGACGGGGTGATCGACGTGCACGACCTGCACGTGTGGACGCTGTCACCCGGCAAGGACATGTGCACCGCGCACCTGATCAGCGTCGGCGACTCCGCGCGGGTGCTACATGACGCGCGCGCGGTGCTATCGGCGCGCGGGCTGGAACACGCCACCGTGCAGATCGACTGCCCCGACGACACCGATTGCTCGGACAGCTTTTAGCGCATCAGAGCCCGAGGGCCGGGCGAGCCCCGGGATCGCAATCGTCCAGCAGGTCCAGGCAGCGCGAGTACTCGTCGGTTTCACCGATCGCGTCGGCGGCGCGCGCCAGAGCAGCCACACACCGGAGGAACCCGCGGTTGGGTTCGTGCGCATACGGCACCGGGCCGAAGCCCTTCCAGCCGTTCCGGCGCAGCTGGTCCAGGCCGCGGTGATAGCCGGTGCGGGCGTAGGCATAGGCGGTGATGGCCTGGTCGTCGGCCAGGGCCTGCTCGGCCAGCGCCGCCCAGACCACCGACGCCGTCGGATGGGCGGCCGCGACGATGCCGGGCTTCTCACCGGCCAGCAGTTCCGCCTCGGCATCGGCATCTTCGGGAAGCAGGATCGGGTCGGGGCCTAGAAGATCTCCCATCGGCGTCATGGCTCTATTCTGCAGCTCGCTACTTTTGCCCGCGTGACGCACCTCGGCCAACGCCGGAAGCCGGGTACTCGGTCGCTAAGCTCTGCAACTACCCCACGAAGCGGGAGGACAGTAGTACTCATGCCCAACCCATCCGAACCCGACCGCGGCGGCACGCCGAAACGGCCCGGGTTCGACCCACGCGAGTCTCGCAACGAACCGAGCGACGAGTGGGGGGACGAGTCCGGCTTCGAAACCGGAGACGACGCCACCGAGAGCGTCCCCATGGTCCCCAGCGACTCCGAGACCGAGACCGTGGTGATCAACAGACCCGACCCGCACAGCGGCCCGCAGGAAGTACCGGACGCGCCGCAGCGCGAGCGTCGCTTCACCGCGCCGGGCTTCGACGCCAAGGAAACCGCGATCATCTCCACGACGGCGGAGCCCGCCACCGAGGTCTTCACGACGCCGCCGGGACAGGACGGCACGGCGCAGTTCGGGATCCCAACGAAACCCGCTGTCCCGCAATCGATCCCACCCCGGCTCGGCGGGAAGCTTCGCACTTCCCGGAACATCAACTGGGGCTGGGTACTGGCGCTGGTCGTGATCGTGCTGGCGCTGGCGGCCATCGCGATCCTGGGCACGGTGCTGCTCACCCGCGGCAAGCACGCCAGCGTCTCCCAGGAAGACCAGGTTCGACGCACCATCGGAAACTTCGACGTCGCGATCCAGCGGGGTGATCTGACCACGCTGCGCACCATCACCTGCGGCACCACCCGCGACGGCTACGCCGACTACGACGAGCACGCCTGGGACGAGACCTACCGGCGGGTGTCGGCGGCCAAGCAGTATCCGGTGATCGCCAGCATCGATCAGGTGGTGGTCAACGGACAGCACGCCGAGGCGAACGTCACCACGTTCATGGCCTACGACCCGCAGCTGCGCTCCACCCGCAGCCTCGATCTGCAGTATCGCGACGACCAGTGGAAGGTCTGCCAGTCCGCCAGCGGCTAGGCGCCGAGTGACCTTCCGGCGCAGTGCAAGTCGGTGCAGGCCTGCACCACTCGCTCGGACATCGACGCCTCGGCCTTCTTGAGGTAGCTGCGCGGGTCGTAGACCTTCTTGACGCCCACCTCGCCGTCGACCTTGAGCACGCCGTCGTAGTTGACGAACATGTGACCGGCGATTGGACGGGTGAACGCGTACTGCGTGTCGGTGTCCACATTCATCTTGACCACGCCGTAGCGCAGCGACTCCTCGATCTCCGACGTCAGCGAACCCGAACCGCCGTGGAAGACGAAGTCGAACGGCTTGGCCCCCTCGGGCAGTCCCAGCTTGGCCGCCGCCACCTGTTGGCCCTGGGCCAGGATGTCGGGCCGCAGCTTGACGTTGCCCGGTTTGTAGACGCCGTGCACGTTGCCGAAGGTGGCGGCGAGCAGGTAGTGGCCGTGCTCGCCGTGGCCCAGCGCGTCGATGGTCTTCTCGAAATCGTCCGGCGTGGTGTACAGCTTGTCGTTGATCTCGTGCGCGACGCCGTCCTCTTCGCCGCCCACCACGCCGATCTCGATCTCTAGGATGATCTTGGCGGCCGCCGCCTCCTTGAGGAGTTCCCGGGCGATCGTCAGGTTCTCGTCGATCGGCACGGCCGAACCGTCCCACATGTGGGAACCGAACAGCGGATCCCGGCCCGCGGCCACCCGTTCGGCCGAGATCGCCAGCAGCGGGCGGACGTAGGTGTCCAGCTTGTCCTTGGGGCAGTGGTCGGTGTGTAGCGCGACGTTGATCGGGTATCTGTCGGCGATGCACCGGGCGAACTTCGCCAGTGCCACCGCACCGGCCACCATGTCCTTGACGCCCAGCCCGGACGCGAATTCGGCACCACCGGTGGAGAACTGAATGATCCCGTCGCTGCCCGCATCGGCGAAACCCTTGAGTGCCGCATTCACCGTCTCCGACGAGGTGCAGTTGATCGC
This window harbors:
- a CDS encoding cation diffusion facilitator family transporter codes for the protein MGAGHNHTPVETDDARLIPRMIMAAAILAAFFVVELVTSLLINSIALLADAGHMLTDVVAVFMGLAAVTLARRGSASPARTYGWHRAEVFTAVANAGLLIGVAAFILYEAVQRLSEAPAVPGVPMIVVALAGLAANLVVALLLRSHSSGSLAVKGAYMEVVADTVGSLGVLVAGVVTVTTHWPYADVVVAVLVALWVLPRAVALARDALRILSESSPTHIDVEELRTALGAVDGVIDVHDLHVWTLSPGKDMCTAHLISVGDSARVLHDARAVLSARGLEHATVQIDCPDDTDCSDSF
- the fbaA gene encoding class II fructose-bisphosphate aldolase → MPIATPEVYAEMLRRAKEESYAFPAINCTSSETVNAALKGFADAGSDGIIQFSTGGAEFASGLGVKDMVAGAVALAKFARCIADRYPINVALHTDHCPKDKLDTYVRPLLAISAERVAAGRDPLFGSHMWDGSAVPIDENLTIARELLKEAAAAKIILEIEIGVVGGEEDGVAHEINDKLYTTPDDFEKTIDALGHGEHGHYLLAATFGNVHGVYKPGNVKLRPDILAQGQQVAAAKLGLPEGAKPFDFVFHGGSGSLTSEIEESLRYGVVKMNVDTDTQYAFTRPIAGHMFVNYDGVLKVDGEVGVKKVYDPRSYLKKAEASMSERVVQACTDLHCAGRSLGA
- a CDS encoding peptidase M50: MPTHRVVGETDIDAAIGPYRRLVVLGGDAELATVLTRLLRAERLDVEVAYVPRRRTRATRIYRQRSGFRAARRARRGAARRVTLVRDETGSVVVGRAGWVPADGAPSIHGEAVVDDTTLFDGDVERVWIEPLPAAPGLRAAVAGRRWPRWVTGRAAQLGSTGVSVVRDGVTAPRTARRSAFYRNVEGWLLVG
- a CDS encoding histidine phosphatase family protein, coding for MWLSIVLLCSGSATASADESIVIDLVRHGQSTANAASLIDTAPPGASLTALGQQQAQTVAGVLAAKGPVAAIFASQLIRTQQTAAPLASALGMNVQALPGLNEIDAGAFNGQPQVSLGGLAYLLAPVAWMLGLRIVPMLAPGSTDSNGFEFRRRFDGALQTVYGNAATNAGRFNDVLQTMYSSAIANPVRAANGRITEVAFSSEFAIGVGTMMSVRNPDPLLLLFDALPNTGIVEIQGSPHDGWTLISWNGKPVHPNWSGPKNSRGANGLCLMLEASTRTGVCAAKPQAPAGAPVAAPYG
- a CDS encoding DUF3151 domain-containing protein yields the protein MTPMGDLLGPDPILLPEDADAEAELLAGEKPGIVAAAHPTASVVWAALAEQALADDQAITAYAYARTGYHRGLDQLRRNGWKGFGPVPYAHEPNRGFLRCVAALARAADAIGETDEYSRCLDLLDDCDPGARPALGL
- a CDS encoding site-2 protease family protein codes for the protein MSFPSSRRESVRPSPIFLGLIALTGVGAALAWSAGISTRPLAYAGVFVFVIAGWLVSLCLHEFGHAVTAWRFGDHDDAVRGYLTLDPRRYAHPALSLVLPMVVILLGGIGLPGAAVYVRTWFMTPARRTMVSLAGPAANLVLAVLLLAVTRLFFDPAHVVLWSGVAFLAFLQLTAVLLNLLPIPGLDGYDALEPHLRPETQRALAPAKQWGFVILLFLLLAPVLNQWFFGVVLSLFDVSGVPDVLVGWGNALTRFWSRWF